One segment of Pogoniulus pusillus isolate bPogPus1 chromosome 26, bPogPus1.pri, whole genome shotgun sequence DNA contains the following:
- the LOC135186738 gene encoding sentrin-specific protease 2-like produces MSLLCVLCHSTPRDVWISADINCADVRSPQQARRSDTISTGRNGKHSAKHLPDGSLTLRPPMKERAVPESVTPEATKTRKVHCTAAEGKHGAQRSEEAVHQLHLAPLLPRKSAGLEAEESKVPGVEKPSEGSSVLTEALEKEVCDAFGRGDPDEIVSSAFKLKVTREDIGTLREHRWLNDEVINFYMKLIAERSKKEGFAAVHAFSTFFYPKFISGGYSAVRKWTKGVDLFQQDLIFVPIHLRVHWALVVVDVRRKTIRYYDSMAKSGDKICQTLFQYLREESLEKRNLELASSEWTLHSMESHEIPQQSNGSDCGVFMCKYAEYISRDRATTFTQNDMPAFRKTMVWEIIHQQLL; encoded by the exons ATGTCCCTGCTTtgtgtgctctgccactctACCCCTAGGGATGTGTGGATTAGTGCAG ATATCAACTGTGCAGATGTtcgcagcccccagcaggctcGGAGAAGTGATACGATCAG CACGGGCAGGAATGGCAAACACTCTGCCAAACACCTTCCAGACGGCAGCTTAACACTAAGGCCCCCCATGAAGGAGCGCGCTGTGCCAGAGTCCGTGACTCCAGAAGCCACCAAAACGAGGAAGGttcactgcactgctgcagag GGCAAGCATGGAGCTCAACGCTCAGAAGAGGCAGTACACCAACTACATCTGGCACCTCTTCTGCCCAGAAAGTCAGCTGGCCTCGAGGCTGAAGAAAGCAAAGTCCCAGGAGTGGAGAAACCATCAGAAGGCTCTTCTGTGCTCACAGAG GCCTTGGAGAAGGAGGTCTGTGAtgcctttggcagaggggacCCCGATGAGATCGTGAGCAGTGCCTTCAAGCTGAAGGTCACCCGTGAGGACATCGGCACCCTGAGGGAGCATCGCTGGCTGAACGATGAG GTCATCAATTTCTACATGAAGCTCATTGCAGAAAGAAGTAAGAAGGAGGGATTTGCAGCAGTCCATGCCTTTAGCACTTTCTTCTACCCAAAATTCATCTCTGGGGGCTACTCAGCTGTGAGAAAGTGGACCAAAGGTGTGGATCTCTTCCAGCAGGACCTCATCTTCGTACCCATTCACCTGAGGGTGCACTGGGCACTAGTG GTGGTGGATGTCAGAAGGAAGACCATCCGGTACTACGACTCCATGGCAAAGAGCGGGGACAAGATTTGCCAGACTCTGTT CCAATACCTGCGAGAagaaagcctggagaaaagaaacttGGAGCTGGCTTCTTCAGAGTGGACTCTTCACAGCATGGAATCCCAT GAGATCCCTCAGCAATCCAACGGAAGTGACTGTGGGGTGTTCATGTGCAAATATGCTGAgtacatctccagggacagagccaccACCTTTACTCAG aACGACATGCCTGCCTTCCGCAAGACGATGGTGTGGGAAATAATCCATCAGCAGCTGCTATGA